In Rosa chinensis cultivar Old Blush chromosome 1, RchiOBHm-V2, whole genome shotgun sequence, a genomic segment contains:
- the LOC112201893 gene encoding uncharacterized protein LOC112201893 → MATLQKFKLLATQCSVVAGSPTRSPSASPVIHLRRRKTLRMFLTRPDRRRMPRRSTSSDAPNNDDGDDDRENDDPPERRQNSKEQARVRRKLRDLFVSSPPPLEDGRRGREVEGGEERGLLSATDVGGGVGGLARTRRGGLLSRPLTASFRCRLLKRAWRPVLVPIPE, encoded by the coding sequence ATGGCAACCTTGCAAAAATTCAAGCTCCTCGCCACTCAATGCTCCGTCGTCGCCGGAAGCCCCACGCGCAGCCCATCCGCCAGCCCCGTCATCCACCTCCGCCGCCGCAAAACCCTCAGAATGTTCCTCACCCGCCCCGACCGCCGCCGAATGCCTCGCCGGAGCACCTCCTCCGATGCTCCCAACAACGACGACGGCGACGACGATCGCGAAAATGACGACCCGCCGGAGAGGAGGCAGAACAGCAAGGAGCAGGCTCGGGTCCGCCGTAAGCTCAGGGACCTGTTCGTGTCGTCGCCGCCGCCGCTGGAGGATGGAAGGAGAGGCCGAGAGGTGGAAGGTGGAGAGGAGCGAGGATTGCTGTCGGCCACGGACGTCGGCGGTGGCGTCGGTGGCTTGGCGAGGACTCGGCGCGGCGGGTTGTTAAGTCGACCCCTGACGGCGTCGTTTAGGTGTCGATTGCTGAAGAGGGCTTGGCGACCTGTGCTGGTTCCTATTCCCGAGTAG
- the LOC112192930 gene encoding dynamin-related protein 4C, with the protein MGVARQTDLACISEGEGSSCVEQHAIIEAAPIVSSYNDKIRPLLDAVDKLRSLMVMEEGIQLPTIVVVGDQSSGKSSVLESLAGISLPRGQGICTRVPLIMRLQHHSSPEPEFQLEYNGKVEHTDEVNIADDIINATNAIAGGGKGISNTPLTLLVKKDGVPDLTMVDLPGITRVPVRGQPEDIYDQIKVMIMHYIKPEESIILNVLSATVDFTTCESIRMSQSVDRAGDRTLAVVTKVDQAPEGLLEKVTADDVSIGLGYVCVRNRIGDETYEEARAKSQQLFQTHPLLSKIDKSMVGIPVLAQKLVQIQASSIARNLPDIVKKINDKLSSCLLELNKMPKKLSSVAEAMTAFMQIIGSSKESLRKILVRGEFDEFPDDKRMHCTARLSEMLTQYSDQLHKGEESDPKSNFLLEEIKILEEAKGINLPNFVPHNAFLAILQGKVKGISSIPIGFVEKVWSYIEEVVMSVLIHNTENYYQLQVCARRAGRNLITRMKERSVEWMMEIVEMEQLTDYTCNAEYESECSRLMGQKDAFVHAVLSKNYSTISVEGIGGVEVGVLWQYNHVLSQAFDLKMRMTAYWKVVLTRLVDCMALHLQLSVSKLLNQDMESEIVNELMGPNCGGGFEKMLEESPAVSVKREKLVKSIKKLRDSKEVVAKILDGVAT; encoded by the coding sequence ATGGGAGTAGCAAGGCAAACAGATTTAGCATGCATTTCAGAAGGTGAAGGATCATCATGTGTAGAACAACATGCCATCATTGAAGCCGCACCGATTGTGTCATCCTACAATGACAAAATCCGTCCTCTCCTTGACGCCGTTGACAAGCTCAGGAGCCTCATGGTTATGGAGGAAGGCATTCAGCTCCCCACCATTGTTGTTGTAGGTGACCAATCATCTGGCAAGTCAAGCGTCCTTGAATCCCTGGCCGGCATCAGCCTGCCACGTGGACAAGGTATCTGCACCAGGGTACCCCTTATAATGAGGCTTCAACACCACTCTAGTCCTGAACCAGAGTTCCAGCTGGAGTACAATGGCAAAGTTGAGCACACTGATGAGGTCAACATAGCTGATGATATTATCAATGCCACCAATGCTATTGCTGGGGGAGGTAAGGGAATTTCTAACACCCCATTGACTTTGTTGGTGAAAAAGGATGGTGTTCCGGATTTGACTATGGTAGATCTCCCTGGAATCACTAGAGTTCCTGTTCGTGGTCAGCCTGAGGATATCTATGATCAAATCAAAGTCATGATCATGCATTATATCAAGCCTGAAGAGAGCATCATTCTCAATGTGTTGTCTGCTACTGTTGATTTTACAACTTGTGAATCCATCAGGATGTCACAGAGTGTGGATAGAGCTGGTGATAGGACTCTGGCTGTGGTCACAAAGGTTGATCAGGCTCCCGAAGGACTATTAGAGAAGGTTACAGCAGATGATGTTAGTATAGGTCTCGGTTATGTCTGTGTGAGGAACCGGATTGGAGATGAAACTTATGAGGAGGCAAGGGCTAAATCTCAACAACTATTTCAAACTCATCCTCTGCTGTCTAAGATTGACAAATCTATGGTTGGAATTCCCGTTCTGGCTCAAAAGTTGGTGCAGATTCAAGCTTCTAGCATAGCTAGAAACTTGCCAGACATTGTCAAGAAGATAAATGACAAGCTGAGTTCTTGTCTTTTGGAGTTGAACAAAATGCCAAAGAAGCTGTCGTCTGTTGCTGAAGCCATGACCGCGTTTATGCAGATCATCGGATCATCAAAAGAATCGCTTAGGAAAATTCTGGTGAGAGGAGAATTTGATGAATTCCCTGATGACAAGCGCATGCATTGCACTGCTCGGCTTTCTGAGATGCTCACTCAGTACTCAGATCAACTTCACAAGGGTGAAGAAAGTGACCCAAAAAGTAACTTCTTATTAGAGGAGATCAAGATTTTGGAGGAAGCAAAAGGTATTAATCTTCCGAATTTTGTTCCCCACAATGCTTTTCTTGCTATCTTGCAGGGAAAAGTGAAGGGAATTTCAAGCATACCTATTGGGTTTGTTGAGAAGGTTTGGAGTTATATTGAAGAAGTGGTTATGTCTGTGTTAATTCATAATACAGAAAACTATTATCAGCTTCAGGTATGCGCCAGAAGAGCTGGCCGTAATCTTATAACAAGGATGAAAGAAAGGTCAGTTGAGTGGATGATGGAGATAGTGGAAATGGAGCAGCTGACTGATTATACATGTAATGCAGAATATGAATCCGAATGCAGCAGGCTGATGGGTCAAAAAGACGCATTTGTACATGCGGTGTTATCTAAAAATTACTCTACGATCTCTGTAGAGGGTATTGGGGGAGTTGAAGTTGGAGTCCTTTGGCAGTATAATCATGTTCTGTCTCAGGCTTTCGACTTGAAAATGAGGATGACTGCCTATTGGAAAGTTGTTCTGACAAGGCTTGTTGATTGTATGGCTTTGCATTTGCAGTTGAGTGTTTCGAAACTATTGAACCAAGACATGGAGAGTGAGATTGTGAATGAGTTGATGGGACCAAATTGTGGTGGTGGGTTTGAGAAAATGCTGGAGGAATCTCCAGCAGTTTCCGTCAAGCGCGAGAAGCTGGTAAAGAGCATCAAAAAGCTTAGGGATTCCAAAGAGGTTGTTGCTAAGATCTTGGATGGCGTTGCTACCTAA
- the LOC112192940 gene encoding peptidyl-prolyl cis-trans isomerase CYP22, whose product MAASGGGVEWHVRPPNPKNPVVFFDITIGTIPAGRIKMELFADIAPKTAENFRQLCTGEYRKAGLPVGYKGCQFHRVIKDFMIQAGDFLKGDGSGCVSIYGLKFDDENFDAKHTGPGLLSMANSGPNTNGCQFFITCAKCDWLDNKHVVFGRVLGDGLLVVRKIENVATGPNNRPKLACVIAECGEM is encoded by the exons ATGGCGGCATCAGGCGGAGGCGTGGAGTGGCACGTGCGTCCCCCGAACCCTAAGAACCCAGTCGTCTTCTTCGACATCACCATCGGTACCATCCCCGCTGGCCGCATCAAGATGGAGCTCTTCGCGGATATCGCCCCTAAAACCGCCGAGAATTTCAG GCAACTCTGCACCGGCGAGTACAG AAAAGCTGGATTGCCGGTTGGATACAAGGGGTGCCAGTTCCACAGGGTCATTAAGGATTTTATGATTCAAGCTGGGGATTTTCTCAAG GGAGATGGTAGCGGATGTGTTTCCATTTATGGACTTAAGTTTGATGATGAGAATTTCGATGCCAAACACACTGGTCCCGGACTCTTGTCAATG GCAAATAGTGGACCAAATACCAATGGGTGCCAG TTCTTTATAACTTGCGCGAAATGTGACTGGCTTGACAATAAGCATGTTGTTTTTGGG AGAGTACTTGGAGATGGGCTTTTGGTTGTTAGGAAGATTGAGAATGTGGCTACGGGACCCAATAATCGCCCTAAACTAGCCTGTGTTATTGCTGAATGTGGGGAGATGTAA